In Rhodothermus marinus DSM 4252, a single genomic region encodes these proteins:
- the galK gene encoding galactokinase, which yields MPSSATNSIVTRLLEAFAAHFGAPAPAVVARAPGRVNLIGDHTDYNDGFVLPMTLDRAVYLAVRPRPDREVRLLSLNFDETIRFEIGTPPTETPRWAAYVQGVVTELHRRALLPNGFEGVLYGDVPLGSGLSSSAALEVATLVTLQHLFGFAMSGEEAARLCQYVEHTYVGVQCGIMDQFAARLGRRGHALFLDCRSLAYRHVPVHLKDWLFVIIDSRAPRELAASRYNERRAECEAGVAFFRRFDPEIRALRDVSPELLWAHPDQPTPTIWRRCRHVVEENRRVQEAVVDLEQDRLEAFGQRMNASHDSLRDLYEVSSPALDLIVDTARQVEGVLGARLTGAGFGGCTVVLLHRDALPELEQRVARAYEATFGRQPAFYPLDHNVEAGPIWPKTAALPVSSASESDEAGASEE from the coding sequence ATGCCTTCTTCCGCAACGAACTCCATCGTGACACGACTGCTCGAAGCTTTTGCGGCGCACTTCGGCGCCCCTGCGCCGGCCGTCGTGGCCCGCGCGCCCGGCCGGGTCAACCTGATCGGCGATCACACGGACTACAACGACGGCTTCGTCCTGCCCATGACGCTCGACCGGGCGGTCTATCTGGCCGTGCGTCCCCGCCCGGATCGAGAGGTGCGGCTGCTGTCGCTCAACTTTGACGAAACGATCCGCTTCGAGATAGGCACGCCCCCGACCGAAACGCCCCGCTGGGCGGCCTACGTGCAGGGCGTGGTAACCGAACTGCACCGCCGCGCGCTGCTGCCGAACGGCTTCGAAGGCGTGCTCTACGGCGACGTGCCGCTCGGCTCGGGCCTCAGCTCGTCGGCCGCCCTGGAGGTGGCCACGCTCGTGACGCTCCAGCATCTGTTCGGCTTCGCCATGTCGGGCGAGGAAGCCGCCCGCCTGTGCCAGTACGTGGAGCATACCTACGTGGGCGTGCAGTGCGGCATCATGGACCAGTTCGCCGCACGGCTGGGACGCCGGGGCCATGCGCTGTTTCTGGACTGCCGGAGCCTGGCCTACCGGCATGTGCCCGTGCACCTGAAAGACTGGCTGTTCGTGATCATCGACAGCCGGGCGCCCCGCGAGCTGGCCGCCTCGCGCTACAACGAACGCCGGGCCGAATGCGAGGCCGGCGTGGCCTTTTTCCGCCGCTTCGATCCGGAGATCCGGGCGTTGCGCGACGTTTCGCCCGAGCTGCTCTGGGCCCATCCGGACCAGCCCACGCCGACGATCTGGCGCCGCTGCCGCCACGTGGTGGAAGAAAACCGACGCGTGCAGGAAGCCGTCGTCGATCTGGAACAGGACCGTCTGGAAGCCTTCGGCCAGCGGATGAACGCCTCGCACGACAGCCTGCGCGACCTCTACGAGGTCAGCTCCCCGGCGCTTGATCTGATCGTCGATACGGCGCGCCAGGTCGAGGGCGTGCTGGGCGCGCGCCTGACCGGAGCCGGCTTCGGCGGCTGCACCGTGGTGCTCCTCCACCGCGACGCCCTGCCCGAACTCGAGCAGCGCGTCGCCCGGGCCTACGAGGCGACTTTCGGCCGACAACCGGCTTTCTACCCGCTGGACCACAACGTCGAGGCCGGTCCCATCTGGCCGAAAACGGCCGCCCTGCCGGTCTCTTCGGCCTCCGAAAGCGACGAAGCGGGGGCTTCCGAGGAATAG
- a CDS encoding solute:sodium symporter family transporter — translation MTFGIVDLIAFVGFIAFVIGFSLYASRKEETGEDYFLAGRGLTWWLIGFSLIASNISTEHFVGMAGRGFELGLAIASYEWMAAITLVLVAFFFLPKFLRAGIYTMPEYLEYRYNTTARTIMATFMMLAYVFVALATVLYSGALALEAIFGLDTVLGIWLIGLLAGFYTVYGGLKAVVWTDLLQGAALLLGGLLVTVLGFQALGGVDVFFAQAGDKLHTVLPWDHPEMPWVAVFIGGLWIPNLFYWGLNQFITQRTLGARSLEEGQKGIMLAALLKLLIPFIIVFPGIMAAILYPQEVTQADQAYPVLIRELLPVGLRGIMLAALFGAVMSSLDSMLNSAATIFTIDLYQRHWKKGQATPRELVTIGRVATAAFVLFGCLWAPIVGRTGSVFQYIQMFWGFISPGITAAFLFGLFSKRTPPEAAIGAMLLGIPVYGLLLWKLPHVAFLHHMMITFLVLAAFMWIVTKLRPLPEPPKMPDAPPIPMETSPRLRRMGLGIVGLTALLYLLFW, via the coding sequence ATGACGTTCGGAATCGTTGACCTGATCGCTTTCGTCGGCTTCATCGCCTTCGTGATCGGCTTCTCGCTCTACGCTTCCCGCAAGGAAGAGACGGGCGAAGATTACTTCCTGGCCGGGCGCGGCCTGACCTGGTGGCTGATCGGTTTTTCGCTCATTGCCTCCAACATTTCGACGGAGCACTTCGTGGGCATGGCCGGACGTGGCTTCGAGCTGGGCCTGGCCATCGCCAGCTACGAATGGATGGCGGCCATCACGCTGGTCCTCGTGGCCTTTTTCTTTCTGCCCAAATTCCTTCGCGCCGGCATCTACACGATGCCTGAATACCTCGAATACCGCTACAACACGACGGCGCGCACGATCATGGCCACCTTCATGATGCTGGCCTACGTGTTCGTGGCGCTGGCCACGGTGCTCTACTCCGGCGCGCTGGCGCTCGAAGCCATCTTCGGGCTCGACACGGTGCTGGGGATCTGGCTCATCGGTCTGCTGGCCGGCTTCTACACGGTGTACGGCGGGTTGAAGGCGGTGGTGTGGACCGATCTGTTGCAGGGCGCCGCTCTGCTGCTGGGCGGCCTGCTGGTGACGGTGCTGGGCTTTCAGGCGCTCGGCGGCGTGGACGTGTTCTTCGCCCAGGCGGGCGACAAACTCCACACCGTGCTGCCCTGGGACCATCCGGAAATGCCCTGGGTGGCCGTGTTCATCGGCGGTCTCTGGATTCCCAACCTGTTCTACTGGGGACTGAACCAGTTCATCACGCAGCGCACGCTGGGTGCCCGCAGTCTCGAAGAAGGCCAGAAGGGCATCATGCTGGCCGCCCTGCTCAAGCTGCTCATCCCGTTCATCATCGTTTTCCCCGGCATCATGGCCGCCATCCTCTACCCGCAGGAAGTGACGCAGGCCGACCAGGCCTATCCGGTCCTGATCCGCGAATTGCTGCCGGTCGGACTGCGCGGGATCATGCTGGCCGCGCTGTTCGGCGCCGTAATGAGCAGCCTCGACTCCATGCTGAACTCGGCCGCTACGATCTTCACGATCGACCTCTACCAGCGCCACTGGAAGAAGGGCCAGGCCACCCCGCGCGAGCTGGTAACCATCGGCCGCGTGGCCACGGCCGCCTTCGTGCTCTTCGGCTGCCTGTGGGCCCCCATCGTGGGACGTACGGGAAGCGTCTTCCAGTACATTCAGATGTTCTGGGGCTTCATCTCGCCGGGCATCACGGCGGCCTTCCTGTTCGGGCTGTTTTCGAAGCGCACGCCGCCCGAAGCGGCCATCGGCGCCATGCTCCTGGGCATTCCGGTTTATGGCCTACTGCTCTGGAAGCTGCCGCACGTGGCCTTCCTGCACCACATGATGATCACGTTCCTGGTGCTGGCCGCCTTCATGTGGATCGTCACGAAACTTCGCCCGCTGCCCGAGCCGCCAAAAATGCCCGACGCCCCACCTATCCCCATGGAAACGTCTCCCCGTCTGCGCCGGATGGGACTCGGGATTGTGGGACTGACCGCCTTGCTGTACCTGCTGTTCTGGTAA
- a CDS encoding UDP-glucose--hexose-1-phosphate uridylyltransferase, with the protein MEASWLAETPHRRRNALTGEWVLVSPHRARRPWQGLVESIPAETRPAYDSTCYLCPGNARAGGRRNPPYTETFVFDNDFAALQPDAPEAHWTADGLLEAHAERGICRVVCFSPRHDLTLAELDVAAIRRVVDVWTEQYRELGARPEIRYVQIFENKGELMGCSNPHPHGQIWAQETIPNEPLKECRQQQAYFERTGRTLLADYLALELRLDQRIVCANDHFVALVPFWAVWPFETLVISRRPVPSLLELTDAERDGLADLLKRLLVRYDNLFQISFPYSAGFHQAPTDGRPHPEWHLHLHVYPPLLRSATIRKFMVGYEMLGMPQRDLTPEMAAARLRALSEVHYRMQPAS; encoded by the coding sequence ATGGAAGCAAGCTGGCTGGCGGAAACCCCTCATCGGCGACGTAATGCGCTGACCGGCGAGTGGGTGCTGGTTTCCCCACACCGGGCACGCCGCCCCTGGCAGGGGCTGGTCGAGTCGATCCCGGCCGAAACGCGCCCGGCCTACGATTCCACCTGCTATCTCTGTCCGGGCAATGCACGCGCCGGCGGTCGACGCAATCCCCCCTACACCGAGACGTTCGTCTTCGACAACGACTTCGCCGCGCTGCAACCCGACGCGCCGGAAGCGCACTGGACGGCCGACGGACTGCTCGAAGCCCACGCCGAGCGCGGCATCTGTCGCGTCGTGTGCTTTTCGCCGCGCCACGATCTGACGCTCGCCGAATTGGACGTGGCCGCCATCCGGCGCGTGGTGGACGTCTGGACCGAACAGTACCGGGAACTGGGCGCGCGCCCGGAAATCCGCTACGTGCAGATCTTTGAGAACAAGGGCGAGCTGATGGGGTGCAGCAACCCGCACCCGCACGGCCAGATCTGGGCGCAGGAGACGATCCCCAACGAACCGCTCAAGGAATGCCGCCAGCAGCAGGCGTACTTCGAGCGCACCGGCCGCACGCTCCTGGCCGACTACCTGGCGCTCGAGCTGCGCCTGGACCAGCGGATCGTCTGTGCCAACGATCACTTCGTGGCGCTGGTGCCGTTCTGGGCCGTCTGGCCCTTCGAAACGCTGGTGATCAGCCGACGCCCGGTGCCCAGCCTGCTCGAACTCACCGATGCCGAACGCGACGGCCTGGCCGACCTCCTCAAGCGGCTGCTGGTGCGCTACGACAACCTGTTCCAGATTTCCTTTCCCTACTCGGCCGGCTTTCACCAGGCACCCACCGACGGCCGGCCGCATCCTGAATGGCACCTGCACCTGCACGTTTATCCGCCGCTGCTGCGCTCGGCCACGATCCGGAAGTTCATGGTGGGCTACGAAATGCTGGGCATGCCGCAGCGCGACCTGACGCCCGAGATGGCCGCCGCGCGCCTGCGCGCCCTCTCCGAAGTACATTACCGCATGCAACCGGCTTCCTGA
- a CDS encoding DMT family protein has protein sequence MHPLWQTIGLLMLSNLFMTFAWYGHLRHLGDRPWYVAVLVSWSIALFEYMLQVPANRIGFTVLNLAQLKILQEVITLSVFVPFAVFYMHQPIRLNYLWAALCLLGAVYFIFKG, from the coding sequence ATGCATCCGCTGTGGCAGACCATCGGGTTGCTGATGCTGTCGAACCTGTTCATGACCTTCGCCTGGTACGGGCACCTGCGGCATCTGGGCGATCGCCCCTGGTACGTGGCCGTGCTCGTGAGCTGGAGTATCGCCCTGTTCGAATACATGCTACAGGTGCCGGCCAACCGCATCGGGTTCACCGTGCTGAACCTGGCCCAGCTTAAAATCCTGCAGGAAGTGATCACGCTCAGTGTGTTCGTGCCCTTTGCCGTCTTCTACATGCACCAGCCGATTCGACTGAACTACCTCTGGGCCGCCCTGTGCCTGCTGGGGGCCGTGTACTTCATCTTCAAAGGCTGA
- a CDS encoding dihydrodipicolinate synthase family protein — METPGSNWQGVFPAVTTPFTEEDRVDVPGLHRLVDFLIEGGVDGLIMLGTLGEGSVLSPEEKELVLREALAAADGRVPVLAGVAETTTRAACRFAERAAALGVQGFMALPALLYNALPHETLAHFQALARATDLPLMLYNNPVLYGVDVTPEMLAELADESRIVAVKESSEDVRRITDIRVHTGDRYRLFVGVDDLVLEGVAAGADGWVAGLTNAFPRESVALFRLARAGRLDEARRLYHWFMPLLHLDASPQLVQHIKLAQALVGVGSEHVRPPRRPLQGERRRAVEALIRKALDTHAEIEDLL; from the coding sequence ATGGAGACACCCGGATCGAACTGGCAGGGCGTTTTTCCGGCCGTAACGACGCCGTTTACCGAGGAAGATCGCGTGGACGTGCCCGGCCTGCACCGGCTGGTGGATTTTCTCATCGAAGGGGGCGTGGACGGGCTGATCATGCTGGGGACGCTGGGCGAGGGCAGCGTGCTGAGCCCGGAGGAAAAAGAACTGGTGCTGCGGGAGGCGCTGGCGGCGGCCGACGGACGCGTGCCCGTGCTGGCCGGCGTGGCCGAGACGACCACGCGCGCAGCCTGTCGCTTTGCCGAGCGGGCGGCCGCGCTGGGCGTACAGGGCTTCATGGCGCTCCCGGCGCTGCTCTACAACGCGCTGCCGCATGAAACGCTGGCCCACTTTCAGGCGCTGGCGCGGGCGACCGATCTACCCCTGATGCTCTACAACAATCCGGTGCTCTACGGGGTGGACGTGACACCCGAGATGCTGGCCGAACTGGCCGACGAGTCGCGCATCGTGGCCGTCAAGGAATCGTCGGAAGACGTGCGGCGCATCACGGACATCCGCGTGCACACGGGCGACCGCTACCGGCTCTTCGTGGGCGTGGACGACCTGGTGCTGGAAGGGGTGGCTGCCGGCGCCGACGGCTGGGTGGCCGGGCTCACCAACGCCTTCCCGCGCGAAAGCGTGGCGCTGTTTCGGCTGGCGCGGGCGGGACGGCTCGACGAAGCGCGGCGGCTCTACCACTGGTTCATGCCGCTGTTGCACCTGGACGCTTCGCCGCAACTGGTGCAGCACATCAAGCTGGCGCAGGCCTTGGTGGGCGTGGGCAGCGAGCATGTGCGGCCGCCCCGCCGGCCCCTGCAGGGTGAGCGGCGTCGGGCGGTGGAAGCCCTCATCCGAAAGGCGCTGGATACCCACGCGGAGATCGAAGACCTGCTCTGA
- a CDS encoding aldehyde dehydrogenase family protein, producing MQTKTYGHFINGEWVVGTETFPNVNPSDTRDVIGHYAQGTEADVRAAVEAAAAAFPRWAASTPQERFDVLDRVGSEMLARAEELGTLLAREEGKTLKEAIGEVKRAGQIFKFFAGEALRMSGEHLRSVRPGVEIDLIREPVGVVGLITPWNFPIAIPAWKVAPALAYGNTVVLKPAEQAPASAWALAEILLRSGLPPGAFNLVLGDGTVGAALVAQPGVSAISFTGSREVGRQVAEACARRMIRVQVEMGGKNPLVVLDDAPLEAAVEAAVNGAYFSAGERCTASSRLIVTEGIYERFRAALLERIRRLRVGPALDPNTYIGPVIDEAQLRRILHYIELGQQEGAVLACGGQRLELGTPGFYLAPALFDETDNRMTINREEIFGPVAALIRVRDYEEALAVANDTDYGLSAGIFTRSLRYAHHFRRHVQAGTVMVNLPTAGLDYHIPFGGHKASGYGPKEQGRYAQEFYTVVKTCYVAPEIT from the coding sequence ATGCAGACAAAAACCTACGGGCACTTCATCAACGGCGAATGGGTGGTGGGAACGGAGACGTTCCCGAACGTCAACCCGTCCGACACGCGCGACGTCATCGGCCACTACGCGCAGGGCACGGAGGCCGACGTGCGGGCGGCCGTCGAGGCGGCCGCAGCGGCCTTTCCGCGCTGGGCGGCCTCGACGCCCCAGGAGCGCTTCGACGTGCTGGATCGGGTGGGCAGCGAGATGCTGGCCCGCGCCGAAGAACTGGGCACGCTCCTGGCCCGCGAAGAGGGCAAGACGCTGAAGGAGGCCATCGGCGAGGTGAAGCGGGCCGGGCAGATCTTCAAGTTTTTTGCGGGCGAGGCGCTTCGGATGAGCGGCGAGCACCTGCGCTCGGTGCGTCCCGGCGTGGAGATCGACCTGATCCGGGAGCCGGTCGGTGTGGTGGGGCTCATCACGCCCTGGAACTTTCCCATCGCCATTCCGGCCTGGAAGGTGGCGCCGGCGCTGGCCTACGGCAATACGGTGGTGCTGAAGCCGGCCGAGCAGGCGCCGGCCAGCGCCTGGGCGCTGGCCGAGATTCTGTTGCGATCCGGTTTGCCGCCGGGCGCCTTCAATCTGGTGCTGGGCGACGGCACGGTGGGGGCGGCGCTGGTGGCGCAGCCGGGTGTGTCGGCCATCAGCTTCACGGGCTCGCGCGAGGTCGGGCGCCAGGTGGCCGAAGCGTGCGCCCGGCGCATGATCCGCGTGCAGGTGGAGATGGGCGGCAAGAATCCGCTTGTGGTGCTGGACGATGCGCCCCTGGAGGCGGCCGTCGAGGCGGCCGTGAACGGCGCGTATTTTTCGGCCGGGGAGCGCTGCACGGCTTCCAGCCGGCTAATCGTTACCGAGGGCATCTACGAGCGCTTCCGCGCGGCGCTGCTGGAGCGCATCCGGCGGCTCCGGGTCGGGCCGGCGCTGGACCCGAACACCTACATCGGGCCGGTCATCGACGAGGCGCAGCTGCGGCGCATTCTGCATTACATCGAGCTGGGGCAGCAGGAGGGCGCCGTGCTGGCCTGTGGTGGACAGCGCCTGGAGCTGGGAACGCCGGGGTTTTACCTGGCGCCCGCGCTGTTTGACGAGACGGACAACCGCATGACGATCAACCGGGAGGAAATCTTCGGGCCGGTGGCCGCGCTCATTCGCGTGCGTGACTATGAGGAGGCGCTGGCAGTGGCGAACGACACGGACTACGGGCTTTCGGCCGGGATTTTCACGCGCTCGCTCAGGTATGCCCACCACTTTCGCCGCCACGTGCAGGCCGGTACCGTGATGGTCAACCTCCCGACGGCCGGGCTGGACTATCACATTCCGTTCGGCGGGCACAAGGCGTCCGGCTACGGACCGAAAGAGCAGGGCCGCTATGCCCAGGAATTCTATACGGTCGTCAAGACCTGCTACGTTGCACCGGAGATCACCTGA
- a CDS encoding GntR family transcriptional regulator, with translation MNVKRASLADRAYEALEHRIVTLQLAPGTIVTEKELIREVGLGRTPLREAVLRLAQEQLVTVLPRKGIYIAEINLTDQLAALEVRRELDRLMARRAARLARPQERVQFAELAQSMRNLGEEDLDLFMHLDRLFDRLVEKACHNRFAVRAAAPLHTLGRRFWYAYHHEGDLEASIQLHAHLMEQIAKGDAEAAEAAAVELIDAMIGFTQRVLQQTIEPR, from the coding sequence ATGAACGTCAAACGTGCAAGTCTGGCCGATCGGGCCTACGAAGCGCTGGAGCACCGCATCGTAACGCTGCAACTGGCTCCGGGCACGATCGTCACTGAAAAGGAACTGATCCGGGAAGTCGGTCTGGGTCGCACGCCGCTTCGGGAAGCGGTGCTCCGGCTGGCGCAGGAGCAGCTGGTGACCGTACTGCCCCGCAAGGGCATCTACATTGCGGAAATCAACCTGACCGATCAGCTGGCCGCGCTGGAGGTGCGGCGGGAGCTGGACCGGCTGATGGCAAGGCGGGCGGCCCGCCTGGCACGTCCGCAGGAGCGGGTCCAGTTTGCGGAGCTGGCGCAATCCATGCGCAACCTGGGGGAAGAAGATCTGGATCTGTTCATGCATCTGGATCGTCTGTTCGACCGGCTGGTCGAGAAGGCCTGCCACAACCGGTTTGCTGTGCGGGCGGCGGCGCCGCTGCACACGCTGGGCCGGCGTTTCTGGTATGCCTATCACCATGAAGGCGATCTGGAGGCGTCCATTCAACTGCATGCGCATTTGATGGAACAGATCGCCAAGGGCGATGCGGAAGCGGCCGAGGCGGCGGCCGTCGAGCTGATAGACGCCATGATAGGCTTTACGCAGCGTGTTCTGCAACAAACGATCGAACCCCGATGA
- a CDS encoding DUF885 domain-containing protein, protein MRTLRWSGLLLLAGLLSACRPAPDPAAQFRALLDESWAFLLRENPLTATYVGVHTYDDRLPSVTPADLARRDSFWAQVEQRLNAIDPAQLSEDDRITYDIFRHWLTHQRAVYRYRGYLIPITSDEGFHIALGRLPEWLVLRTEADYRNYLARLKAVPTYMAQHIALMREGLRQGITQPKVVLQNYTATITGYIVEDPAQSVFFRPFREFPPGIPDSVQQQLRAEALRVIREQVIPAYRDFLQFMETEYIPGARTTTALSDLPEGRAYYEHLVRYYTTLDLTPEAVHEIGRREVARIRAEMDSVMRRTGFRGSFQEFLHFLRTDPRFYARSADELLREAAWIAKQMDGRLPALFHVRTLPRQPYGVAPVPPHLQPRYTGGRYIPAPPASRTGAYYWVNPYPLDGRPLYVLEALTLHEAVPGHHLQYAIRQELTGVHPFRRWVSFSAFGEGWALYAEKLGKEVGFYSDPYREFGRLTYEMWRACRLVVDTGLHALGWTRRQAIDYMAANTALSLHEITTEVDRYISWPGQALAYKMGELTILRLRREAETRLGDRFDLRDFHEVVLRQGDVPLGTLERLVHAYIEQQAK, encoded by the coding sequence ATGAGGACGCTTCGATGGAGCGGACTTTTGCTGCTGGCCGGTCTGCTGAGCGCCTGCCGGCCGGCGCCGGATCCGGCGGCACAATTTCGCGCGCTGCTGGACGAAAGCTGGGCGTTTCTGCTACGTGAAAACCCGCTTACGGCCACCTACGTGGGCGTGCATACCTATGACGATCGGTTGCCATCGGTAACGCCGGCCGATCTGGCCCGGCGCGACTCGTTCTGGGCACAGGTCGAGCAACGACTGAACGCCATCGATCCGGCGCAGCTTTCCGAAGACGACCGCATCACCTACGACATTTTCCGGCACTGGCTGACGCATCAGCGGGCCGTCTATCGCTATCGCGGATACCTGATTCCCATTACTTCGGACGAGGGCTTCCACATCGCACTGGGGCGGCTGCCCGAATGGCTGGTGCTGCGCACCGAGGCGGATTACCGTAACTACCTGGCCCGGCTGAAGGCCGTGCCGACCTACATGGCGCAGCACATTGCATTGATGCGTGAGGGGCTGCGACAGGGCATCACGCAGCCGAAAGTGGTGTTGCAGAACTACACGGCCACCATCACGGGCTATATTGTAGAAGATCCGGCGCAGAGTGTGTTTTTCCGGCCGTTTCGGGAGTTTCCGCCGGGCATCCCGGATTCGGTGCAGCAGCAACTGCGGGCGGAGGCGCTCCGGGTGATCCGGGAGCAGGTGATCCCGGCTTATCGGGACTTTCTGCAGTTCATGGAGACGGAATACATCCCCGGGGCGCGGACGACCACGGCGCTTTCAGATTTGCCCGAAGGACGGGCCTACTACGAACACCTGGTGCGCTACTATACGACACTGGACCTGACGCCTGAAGCGGTGCACGAGATCGGTCGGCGCGAGGTGGCCCGCATTCGCGCGGAGATGGATTCGGTTATGCGGCGCACTGGCTTCCGGGGGAGCTTCCAGGAGTTTCTGCATTTTCTCCGGACCGATCCGCGCTTCTATGCGCGCTCGGCCGACGAGCTGCTGCGCGAGGCGGCCTGGATCGCCAAGCAGATGGACGGGCGCCTGCCCGCGCTGTTCCACGTGCGGACCCTGCCCCGTCAGCCCTATGGCGTGGCGCCGGTGCCGCCGCATCTACAGCCCCGGTACACCGGCGGTCGCTACATCCCGGCTCCACCGGCGTCGCGCACGGGGGCCTACTACTGGGTCAATCCCTATCCGCTCGACGGACGGCCGCTCTACGTGCTGGAGGCGCTGACGCTGCACGAAGCCGTGCCCGGCCATCATCTCCAGTATGCAATTCGACAGGAGCTTACCGGCGTGCATCCCTTCCGGCGGTGGGTCTCTTTTTCGGCGTTCGGGGAAGGCTGGGCGCTCTATGCCGAGAAGCTGGGCAAGGAGGTGGGCTTCTATTCCGACCCCTATCGGGAGTTCGGCCGCCTGACCTACGAGATGTGGCGGGCCTGTCGCCTGGTGGTCGATACCGGGCTGCACGCGCTGGGGTGGACGCGCCGGCAAGCCATCGACTACATGGCCGCCAACACGGCGCTTTCGCTGCACGAGATCACGACCGAAGTGGACCGCTACATCAGCTGGCCCGGACAGGCGCTGGCCTACAAGATGGGTGAGCTGACGATTCTGCGCCTGCGCCGGGAGGCCGAAACGCGACTGGGCGATCGCTTCGACCTTCGCGATTTCCATGAAGTCGTGCTACGCCAGGGCGACGTGCCGCTTGGCACGCTGGAGCGTCTGGTCCACGCTTACATCGAACAGCAGGCGAAGTGA
- a CDS encoding 4-hydroxyproline epimerase, whose amino-acid sequence MARYTFSCIDAHTCGNPVRVVVGGAPQLQGDTMAEKRLDFMARYDWIRTGLMFEPRGHDMMSGSLLYPSRRPDCDIGLVFIETSGCLPMCGHGTIGTVTVLLEHGLVQPRTEGVVALEVPAGRVEAYYRKSGEYVESVRIVNVPSFLYAEGLRVECPDLGELTVDVAYGGNFYAIIEPQENYPGLDAISALDILRWSPVVRERLNAAHRFVHPEDPRIAGLSHVMWTGPPRNPEAHARNAVFYGMKAIDRSPCGTGTSARMAQLYAKGKLRVGDTFVHESIIGSLFVGRVEATAQVDNFTAIVPSIEGWARVTGFNTIFIDERDPYCHGFQVL is encoded by the coding sequence ATGGCGCGCTATACGTTTTCCTGCATCGATGCGCATACCTGCGGCAACCCGGTGCGCGTGGTGGTAGGCGGTGCGCCGCAGCTGCAGGGCGATACCATGGCCGAAAAGCGGCTCGACTTTATGGCGCGCTACGACTGGATTCGCACCGGGCTGATGTTCGAGCCGCGCGGCCACGACATGATGTCGGGCAGCCTGCTCTATCCGAGCCGGCGGCCGGACTGCGACATCGGGCTGGTCTTCATCGAGACGAGCGGCTGCCTGCCCATGTGCGGTCACGGGACCATCGGGACGGTCACCGTGCTGCTGGAACACGGGCTCGTGCAGCCCCGGACGGAAGGCGTCGTAGCACTGGAAGTGCCCGCCGGTCGTGTGGAGGCCTACTACCGAAAAAGCGGGGAGTACGTCGAGTCCGTCCGCATCGTCAACGTGCCGTCGTTTCTCTACGCCGAAGGGCTCCGGGTGGAATGCCCGGACCTGGGCGAGCTGACGGTGGACGTGGCCTACGGCGGTAACTTCTACGCCATCATCGAGCCACAGGAAAACTATCCGGGGCTGGACGCCATCTCGGCGCTCGACATCCTGCGCTGGAGTCCGGTCGTTCGGGAACGTCTGAACGCCGCCCATCGCTTCGTCCACCCCGAAGACCCCCGCATTGCGGGACTCAGCCACGTGATGTGGACGGGGCCGCCGCGCAATCCGGAGGCCCATGCCCGCAACGCTGTCTTCTACGGCATGAAGGCCATCGACCGCTCGCCCTGCGGCACGGGCACCTCGGCCCGAATGGCCCAGCTCTATGCGAAAGGAAAGCTCCGCGTGGGCGACACCTTCGTCCATGAAAGCATCATCGGCAGCCTGTTCGTCGGACGCGTCGAAGCGACCGCGCAGGTGGACAATTTTACGGCCATCGTGCCCAGCATCGAAGGATGGGCGCGGGTGACCGGATTCAACACGATTTTCATCGATGAGCGCGATCCCTATTGTCACGGATTTCAGGTACTTTAA